A section of the Chlamydiales bacterium STE3 genome encodes:
- a CDS encoding Ribonuclease Y (Product derived from UniProtKB/Swiss-Prot:Q6MCB9;Gene name derived from UniProtKB/Swiss-Prot:Q6MCB9;EC number derived from UniProtKB/Swiss-Prot:Q6MCB9): MMDIPFFISSLALLSGVCFGVLSFWLIQKVKIRSFNVIANDIIQRSEIEAETIKNAALLAAKQIQIENQQQQELSRQNERKNFLKQEERLKVREDKLENRMHLVEKKLAELEKREALISTSKEKLEEEKRHLQGTQKKLIAELELISGLSSIEAKDTLINRIASEVKKDAANFIRRAKKQAEEEADNEATRIIATSINRLASSAVSEVTVCTVALPNEEMKGRIIGREGRNIRALERATGVNFIIDDTPGAIVLSGFDPIRKHVAKIAISELILDGRIHPTRIEETVEKSLKAVQKQIYQYGEDAALRVGAMNLHPELITLLGRLKFRFSLGQNVLDHSIEVAHLMGLMAGELSLDIRLAKRIGLLHDIGKALTHEIEGSHALIGHDYALKFGETKEVANGIGCHHQELEPITIEGSLCSAADAISASRPGARIEAVEEYIRRLKKLEDIALDFEGVEKAYAMQAGREIRVIVLPDAIDDDGLVNVARNLTKRIENELDYPGKIKVTVIREKKAVEYAF; the protein is encoded by the coding sequence ATGATGGATATACCCTTTTTTATATCTAGTTTGGCACTTCTTTCGGGAGTGTGTTTTGGAGTTTTAAGCTTTTGGTTAATCCAAAAAGTGAAAATTCGCAGTTTTAATGTTATCGCTAACGACATCATTCAGCGTTCCGAGATCGAAGCTGAAACTATAAAAAATGCAGCTCTTCTTGCTGCTAAACAAATTCAGATTGAAAATCAACAGCAACAGGAACTTAGCCGCCAAAACGAAAGGAAAAACTTCCTCAAACAAGAGGAGCGCTTAAAAGTAAGGGAAGATAAGTTGGAAAATCGCATGCACCTTGTGGAAAAAAAACTCGCAGAGCTTGAAAAAAGAGAGGCTCTCATTTCCACCAGTAAGGAAAAACTTGAGGAGGAAAAGCGGCATCTTCAAGGAACACAAAAAAAGCTGATAGCTGAGCTAGAATTAATTTCGGGTTTAAGCTCTATTGAAGCTAAAGATACTTTGATTAATAGAATTGCAAGTGAAGTAAAAAAAGATGCAGCAAATTTTATTAGGCGAGCCAAAAAGCAAGCTGAAGAAGAAGCTGATAACGAGGCCACACGTATTATAGCCACTTCAATTAATCGATTAGCTTCAAGTGCTGTTTCAGAAGTGACGGTTTGTACGGTTGCTCTTCCCAATGAAGAGATGAAAGGCCGTATCATTGGAAGAGAAGGCAGGAATATCCGTGCTCTTGAGAGAGCTACAGGCGTGAATTTTATTATCGATGACACGCCAGGAGCTATTGTACTCTCCGGTTTTGATCCTATTCGCAAACATGTCGCTAAAATAGCCATTTCTGAATTAATTTTAGACGGTCGCATCCATCCAACCCGCATCGAAGAAACCGTTGAAAAATCGCTAAAAGCAGTTCAAAAACAAATCTATCAATATGGAGAAGATGCTGCTTTACGCGTCGGAGCAATGAATTTACATCCCGAATTGATTACTCTTTTAGGTAGACTCAAATTTCGCTTTAGCTTAGGGCAAAACGTCTTAGACCATTCAATAGAGGTGGCCCATCTTATGGGGCTAATGGCAGGAGAGCTTAGTTTAGACATCAGATTGGCAAAAAGAATCGGGTTATTGCATGACATCGGTAAAGCACTTACCCATGAAATTGAAGGAAGCCATGCCCTAATTGGACATGATTATGCACTTAAGTTTGGCGAGACAAAAGAAGTAGCAAACGGGATAGGTTGTCACCATCAAGAACTTGAACCGATAACAATTGAGGGCTCCCTTTGTAGTGCTGCAGATGCTATTTCCGCATCACGGCCTGGTGCAAGGATAGAAGCTGTTGAGGAATATATTCGAAGATTAAAAAAGTTAGAAGATATTGCGCTTGATTTTGAAGGAGTAGAAAAAGCCTACGCAATGCAGGCTGGTCGTGAAATTCGTGTTATCGTTTTGCCGGATGCAATTGATGATGACGGACTAGTCAACGTAGCGCGTAATCTCACAAAAAGAATTGAAAATGAACTTGAT